The Pseudohongiella acticola region AGATTGATGGCGGGATCCTCCAGGGTGCGCCGGGGAAATTTCACGCCGGATGCTCTTGTTCAGGGGCGGTGGTTGCCGGGGCCGGAGTGTCGCTGGCTTTTAAGTCCAGTTCAACCGGCACCTTGTCGAGGGCATCAACCAGTTTTGCCGACTCCTGCTCCAGCGCCAGCACCAGCGAATCCACTTTGCGAATAAAATACCGGTGACAGGCGTAGGATGGAATCGCCACACACAGACCGGCAGCCGTGGTAATCAGTGCTTCGGAAATGCCGCCAGCCAAGGCGCTGGCATTACCGGTGCCCTGAATCATGATCTCGGTAAACACCCTGATCATGCCAATCACGGTGCCCAGCAGGCCCAGCAACGGTGTTATCGCGGCAATGGTGCCCAATGTACTGAGATAACGCTCCAGCTCATGAATGACCACCGAGGCACTGTGGGCAATGGCGTCCTGCATCTGCGCACGGCCCTGCCGGGCGTGCAACAGGCCGGCGGCCAGAATCTGCCCCAACGGTGACGACAGGCGCAATTCACGCATGCGGGTGGAATCCAGCTCGTTGTTCTTGATCCACGTCCATACCTGACCTACGGCATAACGCGGCGCGATCCGGTTGGCCGATAGAGACCAGGACCGCTCAATGACAATCGCAATCGCCAGAATGGAACACAGAATTATTGGCAGCATCAACCAGCCACCCGCCATCACGATCTCTACCACAAATGTCGCCTCCCGCTGTTTCGGTCGCTACTTTACCATATTCGCCCGACGGGATGTTATGCCAGAAACGGCGATATTGCTGACGATGCGTCGCTGACAATCGTGGCCCGGCGGCCCCGCCCAGCTCGACCTGAACGGCGCCCGTGGACGGCGTTTGACAGACCACACTGCCAACGTTGTATAAACGCTCAAGCACCACCGGCGCCGGATGTGAAAACCGGTTGCGATAACCCGCCGACACCACTGTCAATTTGGGCTGCACGGCCTGCAGGAATGCCGGCAAGGATGAACTGGCGCTGCCGTGATGCGCCGCCTGCAGGACATCCGCACGCAACCCTGAGGTCCTGGCATGATCCTGTAGCAGGTCGCGTTCAGCTTCACGTTCGATATCACCGGTCAACAGCACGTGCTGGTCACCGGCACTGACCCGCAACACACAGGCGTTATTATTTTCACCGGCATAACGCTGCCCGGCCGGGTGCAATATCTCGAATACCACGCCGTCCCATTGCCAGCGCATGCCAGCCCGGCAACGTTCAAAGGACGCCGGTCCACCCAACGCCTCCGGCGCCGATTCCGAGCCGCCCGCCAGTCGGCGCTTTATGGCAAACTGCTGCGCCACCGACGCCGCCCCGCCGCTGTGATCCTGATGCCAGTGACTGATGATAAGCATGTCCAGCGCCCGCACATGCCGTGCACGCAAGTACGGGACGATGACTGCAC contains the following coding sequences:
- a CDS encoding MotA/TolQ/ExbB proton channel family protein, whose protein sequence is MVEIVMAGGWLMLPIILCSILAIAIVIERSWSLSANRIAPRYAVGQVWTWIKNNELDSTRMRELRLSSPLGQILAAGLLHARQGRAQMQDAIAHSASVVIHELERYLSTLGTIAAITPLLGLLGTVIGMIRVFTEIMIQGTGNASALAGGISEALITTAAGLCVAIPSYACHRYFIRKVDSLVLALEQESAKLVDALDKVPVELDLKASDTPAPATTAPEQEHPA